From one Etheostoma cragini isolate CJK2018 unplaced genomic scaffold, CSU_Ecrag_1.0 ScbMSFa_722, whole genome shotgun sequence genomic stretch:
- the alg8 gene encoding probable dolichyl pyrophosphate Glc1Man9GlcNAc2 alpha-1,3-glucosyltransferase, with the protein MGQLPQVLSRLFPFKRGLCHAYWAPNIWALYNMLDKILAMLGVRLKLLQEAELPRASMTGGLVQEFQHSVLPSITPSITLVCTLLSVL; encoded by the exons ATG GGTCAACTCCCTCAGGTCCTGTCCCGTCTCTTCCCCTTTAAGAGAGGCCTCTGTCACGCCTACTGGGCCCCGAACATCTGGGCGCTCTACAACATGCTGGACAAAATCCTGGCGATGCTCG GTGTTCGTCTGAAGCTGCTGCAGGAGGCGGAGCTTCCTCGAGCCTCCATGACGGGGGGGTTGGTTCAGGAGTTTCAGCACTCGGTCCTCCCCTCCATCACTCCCTCCATCACACTCGTCTGCACTCTGCTCTCCGTCCTG